AATGGCGCTCGCATGGTGCCTGAAAAATGAACATGTGAGTACAGTTATTACCGGTGCATCCAAACCAGAGCAGGTTAAACAAAACATGAAAACCATCGATAAGATGGACAATTTAACTGATGATGTAATGGATGCTATAGAGGATATCCTGGATAACAAACCTGAAGAAGAGAATGATTTCAGGCCATAATTCTAAACATTTCTAAGTAGAACTACGTACCTTCTAAAAGGCGCAGATTTAACAATCTGTGCCTTTTCTTTTGATGATCAGTGTCGTAACTTTATTTGTAAATACAATAAGATCAATTCTGTATGACAGAAAAAGAGTCAAAACGGGGAATGAAGGTAATTGGAGTAACTCTGATCATCTTTGCTATTCTTGTTGCTCCACACGAAGGCGAATTTTGGCCATTTAGTATCTACCCTATGTTTTCGCAGGCAGGAAATCCCTGGACACGAGCCATGATTCTTGACGTCACAGATTACAGCGAAGAAGAAATTTGGCAGCAGCGTACAAATGAAGATTTTATAGGGGATCCGGTTGCTGTCAGACAATATGGAGTGGATGAAATTGATTTCTCTAACTACGTTTCTAAAACTGAAAACTGGACCGACCGCCGACGGGAAGCCATTCGTAGAATGTTTGGTCTTCATACTTTTGAAGAAAACAGATGGCTGGTGGTGAAAGCCAACGGATACCTCGCTGGTGAAGACTCCGTAGCAGTAGATATCATCCCCTGGATCCTACTGACAAGTGAAGGCACTGAGCTCAACCCCAATATCGACAATTCCGAATATATGTCGGGAGGTGAGCGATGACATGGTATGAAAAAATTGGGCATCAACTTTTTGAACCGAAAAGAGATCAAACCCCCGGCGAACTTATCTTTTTTAAGGTTTTTGAACTCTTTGTTCTCTTCTACACTATCAAATACGCTTGGGAGTGGGGAATCTACACACAACTTCGAAATACAGAGGTTGTATTACCACTCGGGGTTGCCAACTATATCGACATCTCCCTGATGTTTGAATGGAATCTGGCTCTGATCAACGCAGCTGTTATCACGCTTCTTGCCGTTATTGCATTCGCTCGTATGGGTGCGAGGTGGTTCTACATGGTGGTGATCGTACTGCTTCATATTCAATACGTGGCCCGTTTTTCTCAGGGTGAAATTCCACACAGTATGAACCTGATTGGCATGTCTGTATTCGCCTTTGCTATCGGAGCCATCTGGTTTCCGGGCAAGAAAAATATGCCCCGGTTTGTTATCGGTGCCATCGTCTTTTTTATCGGACTGGGATACACATCAGCTTTTTTCGCAAAAATGATCGGAACCGGAATCAACTGGTATGATGGCCGACATCTCTGGCTTTGGATCAGTGAAAAAAGTATTGATGTTTACTCTACTATTGGATATTACGAGCCTAACTTCCTTCAGGAACTGGCGCTGTCCTATCTGCCCGTTGCTTCTGTTATTCTGTTAATTGGCTGGTTAACCGAACTGATCGGATTTACCATGTGGTGGAAAAAGCTACGTCCATTCACCGTCACTTTGTTGATTGGAATGCATATTGGAATTACAATGACCATGAACATCCGGTTTGATGCGTTTGTGATGCAATTAATCCTGATCGGCTTTCCCTGGTATCTGTTGTTTGACAAATTTGTTCAACATACACCGAAGTGGATCGAAAGAACGGTCTGAGTTAGAAGTAACCGTAAACGATCAGCTCTTAAAAAAGAGGCGACAAGAAAGCAGCGCCGAAAAGAAGCTCGAGGTTAGGGCGATCACAAATATGGATGTAAGAGTAAAACCGCTGTCGAGCATCCAACCCATCAGAAACGGGCTCAAAGCTGTGCTGAATACCATAATAGAGGCAAATAGACTTTGAACGGTTCCGATCATTTTGGTTCCATAGAGTTCGGCCCACAGAGATGATTTAAATGTACTGCTCAATCCCAGCGTAACTCCAACCAAACCCATATAGATAAATGCTGTCCAGGTACCGCTGAAAAAGATGGCGACCGTGAGCCCCAGCATCATCGGTATTAGAAAAAACGGGAAAAGAGTTTGAGCAGAAAAACGATCGATCATCGGTCCGGATAACAAACCTGAAACAATTCTGCTAATGGCAAACGCCACAAATGCAGACGCCACTATGGCTGCGGTCCATCCCATATCTCCGGCTGCCGATACCTGATAAAGAAAGAGTCCGGTTACCCAGAACGGCGGGATCAGAATGGCCGGAATGGTGTAAAAGGTTCGATTGTCGGAGAAAATTTTGGAGTAGTTCTCGCGGGTGGTTCCCACGTCCTCTTCACTCTTCTCTACGGTTGTACTCTCATTTTTAATGAGTGACCAGAGAACCGGGATGAAAAATAGTGCGATGAGTCCGGCTACAAATCCCCACACCGTTCGCCAATGCATATAAACCATCATGAAGGCAATCAAAGAAGGCAAAATAGCTTCACCTATCGGATAACCAAGAGCTGAAATGCTGAGTGCTTTTCCACGGTCACGATCATAAATACGTGCCATAGTTGCCTGTGCGGTATGACCGCTGAGCCCCTGTCCGGTGAGTCGTAAAAAGATTAGTGCTACAAATAGCATGGCCACGTGCCATGCGATCGACATCAGAATGGCTGCTACTAAAAGACCGGAAGCTACATACATGCTGTAATTTCGCAGGGGTATTCGATCAATCCACTGTCCCAGATAAGGTAATGCCATTGCACCCGTAAGAGTGGCAAGGGAGTAAAGTGTTCCAAAAGACGCATTGCTCAAATCAAATGCTGTCAGAAAATAGGGTACGAAAAGTGAGAGCAGAAATGTCTGCCCAAAACTTGAAAAAAATGTGAGCGAAATTGCAAATGTAAGAAGTCGTCTCTCTTTCCGGACGAATGTCAGGTAAGTCATTAGGGATTGTCTGTTTCTATGATCTTTTTTCAGATCGATGTCGATATGATTTTTAATTAGCCTTGAAAATACGGGTTTTCAAGATGAAGCTACAGGTTTTGTTGATAGAAATAATTGATAATGGTGAAAGGGTGAGTGAGATGTGAAAAGTAAAAAAGCAAACGTGAAACATTGATCATGAACTTCAAATGACCAAACGCCCGATTTCATTTAAAATCCCACAATTTGTACCCCGTCGTATAGACTGAACTGAGACGTAAAACACAGCGGAGCTGCAAGTTGTCGTCACAAGTGCGGAGTATCCAAACGAGGTTATTGTGATTTGAACTGCGAATGACGAATCACGAACACCGATTTTCGTATTGAGACCTGCCGTTTGAAACTTGAATTGAATCCATCAGCCTGCAATTGCAGCATGCAGATGGGACACACCCCTCAATCCCCTCTGGAGAGAGGAAGAACTCCCACTCCCGGTTAAACCAAAACTTTGATTCATCTTAGATTTATCTACCTGCTCCGATGGGGCAGCATATGATTAGCCCGGGGTGAAACCCCGGGTATAAAGTCACCCTAAATTCCCCGCCGAACAGAGAGAGTGATTTGAAACATTGGACAGAGAAGAGGCGGACCATTCAGGGATTAGGTTTGACTAAATCTATTCAATAAAAAGATTATGAAATCTTTGTGCATCGGAGCTGCAAGTTATCGTCGCCGATGCAGAGCACCGGGACGAGGAATAAAAGCTTTGCGCCGCATTTTGTAACACACCCCTCAATCCCCTCCGCCGGTAGTCGGACAAGTTCTCGAGAGGGGAAGGTCTCCCGATATATTTGGGCTTAATTTCCCTATCCCAACCTCTACTTCACAGCAAATAGATTAAAAGCATTTTTTGTGGTTACTTCGGCAATTTCCTGAAGCGTTCGTCCGTGTAACTCGGCCAGATTCTCTGCGATCAGTTTGATGTATGACGGTTCATTTCTTTTTCCACGGTGAGGCGCCGGAGTTAAATATGGGGCATCCGTTTCGAGAATCATTTTATCGAGCGGCAGTTTAGAGACCGTTTTGTTCACACCTGCATTTTTGAACGTGGATACTCCACCGATGCCCAAATGAAGTCCCAGATCAATGGCTCGTTTTCCCTCCTCTTCGGTGCCTGTGAAGCAGTGCCAAACGCCGGTCAAATTACCATCCTGCTCCTCTTTAATTATATCAAGCAGATCTTTGGTACTCTCCCGGTTGTGAAGCACAATAGGCTTTCCGGTTGCTTTGGCCATATTGCAGTGCATTCGTAAGCTGGTTTTCTGTTGATCTACAAAGTCCGTACTCCAGTAGTAGTCGAGGCCGGTCTCTCCAACTCCCACTACATCTTCCCGTTCACAAAGATCGGCAAGTTTTTGTTCATCAAACGGCCAAACGTCCTCCACGCTGCAGGGATGGATTCCTGCCATTTTATAAAAAGTAATTTCCGGATGATGCAGATCATCCATCTTTTCAAATGACTTCCAGTCAATTGCAGGAAGGAAAATGTGGGTAATTCCTGCTTCTACCGATCGTCGGTATACTTCATCAATATCTTCTTCAAACTGTTCGAGGTATAGGTGGCAATGAGTGTCTGTGAGTGTCAAAATTTCTGTAATTATTCTAATTCAAAAAGGTGATAAAGCTTCTGCTTTATATTTTCTTTTAGCTCATTATCCAATTCACCAAGTTTTCGCTTAATCAGTGATTATGGAATCGTTACAAGTTTGTGAAGTCTTAGAACGGAATCAACATGGAGGCCTGTCTTTTCCCATGATGTACTCCCCTGCTCAATCAAAACATCGCTTGGTTCTAATTTATCTGGAATAACGCTGGATATAAATGCAATCACCACGTGCTCAAATTTCCCAACCGATGAAGTCAGGCATAGAGCCGGCCTTACTTTCAAGTCAGAAAAATCATCGAAGGGAAATGGGACCAAAACAATTGAGTATTTAATCTTCGAACAGCTCACCATCACTTAGTGTGTAGATGTTCTGTTTATCATCCTTTAAAAAATCAAAAGAGGGGCTTTTAACGGTACTAGCAAACCAACCTGCTTCACTTAAAACACTTTCTTCAGATTCGTCGACCAATATTAAAACACGAACATTTTTATTTTCATAACCTGTTTCCTGTTCGATTTTAATCCGACCATTTTCATCCGTTTTACTATGTAATTCTATTGCTTTCATGGAATTGATATCTTTAATTCATTACAATACAATCTAATAACTAATCACGAAAGTATTCATTGTTCAATTACAACTTACCAAAATTTGATTGTACTGCTTTTTACTTTTTCCAAAAATGATTCAATCACCGGGTAGCGAACATATACATCGGTATAGCCGGCATCGTTCATCACTTTTAGCAATATTTCCTTATGAACATCGGCAACTTTTCCTGTAAAAATGATCTTCTCACCCCCCTTCAAATCCAGCATTGAGAGTTGCTGTTCAATAAACTCTTTAAATGCCTCTTTTATTAAAAGATTAAGCTCTTCGGGCAGAGACTCTTTCAGTACTTCTCCGGCCAGGGATGCCAGTTCCCTGTTCGGCTTCTCAGCCTGATAAATACGCGCCACCATATCCCCGTAATTATCAGGTGATAATGTCTGACTCAG
This is a stretch of genomic DNA from Rhodohalobacter barkolensis. It encodes these proteins:
- a CDS encoding MFS transporter: MTYLTFVRKERRLLTFAISLTFFSSFGQTFLLSLFVPYFLTAFDLSNASFGTLYSLATLTGAMALPYLGQWIDRIPLRNYSMYVASGLLVAAILMSIAWHVAMLFVALIFLRLTGQGLSGHTAQATMARIYDRDRGKALSISALGYPIGEAILPSLIAFMMVYMHWRTVWGFVAGLIALFFIPVLWSLIKNESTTVEKSEEDVGTTRENYSKIFSDNRTFYTIPAILIPPFWVTGLFLYQVSAAGDMGWTAAIVASAFVAFAISRIVSGLLSGPMIDRFSAQTLFPFFLIPMMLGLTVAIFFSGTWTAFIYMGLVGVTLGLSSTFKSSLWAELYGTKMIGTVQSLFASIMVFSTALSPFLMGWMLDSGFTLTSIFVIALTSSFFSALLSCRLFFKS
- a CDS encoding TatD family hydrolase, with the protein product MTLTDTHCHLYLEQFEEDIDEVYRRSVEAGITHIFLPAIDWKSFEKMDDLHHPEITFYKMAGIHPCSVEDVWPFDEQKLADLCEREDVVGVGETGLDYYWSTDFVDQQKTSLRMHCNMAKATGKPIVLHNRESTKDLLDIIKEEQDGNLTGVWHCFTGTEEEGKRAIDLGLHLGIGGVSTFKNAGVNKTVSKLPLDKMILETDAPYLTPAPHRGKRNEPSYIKLIAENLAELHGRTLQEIAEVTTKNAFNLFAVK
- a CDS encoding type II toxin-antitoxin system PemK/MazF family toxin, with product MVSCSKIKYSIVLVPFPFDDFSDLKVRPALCLTSSVGKFEHVVIAFISSVIPDKLEPSDVLIEQGSTSWEKTGLHVDSVLRLHKLVTIP